The following proteins are encoded in a genomic region of Burkholderia cepacia:
- a CDS encoding PilZ domain-containing protein, which produces MRLPTDYVALARDDLTAGVPLGFDLYDADGAALLPAGTTLRDAAQHAFLFDHFRPVRRRDDAQADPRAQGTVPPATRMGLSAGAAIGIRRRVGTTRALQRCRLIGVAASGALFVEPQQAAVLEFARGDDIEAVAIGRAAVSRFGATVEAVQASGAAPFMILSPPGFVDRLRTRAEPRIRVRIAACCAGGAEGAEGIGMVHDISLSGLSIAVDRPIAATGEPLRVLLPFETGGRVELLALDGTVRAVHADPSAPALTLHHAAFGETADGDLVRLKALLFDRLMASADTDHLR; this is translated from the coding sequence ATGCGGCTTCCCACCGACTACGTCGCGCTCGCGCGCGACGATCTCACCGCCGGCGTTCCTCTCGGCTTCGATCTCTATGATGCCGACGGCGCGGCGTTGCTGCCGGCCGGCACGACGCTGCGCGACGCCGCGCAGCATGCGTTCCTGTTCGACCATTTCCGGCCCGTACGCCGACGCGATGACGCGCAAGCCGACCCGCGCGCGCAGGGCACGGTGCCGCCGGCCACGCGCATGGGGCTGTCGGCGGGCGCCGCGATCGGCATCCGCCGCCGGGTCGGCACGACTCGCGCGTTGCAGCGCTGCCGGCTGATCGGCGTCGCTGCGTCGGGCGCGCTGTTCGTCGAACCGCAGCAGGCGGCCGTGCTCGAATTCGCGCGCGGCGACGACATCGAGGCGGTCGCGATCGGCCGTGCCGCGGTGTCCCGTTTCGGCGCGACGGTCGAGGCGGTACAGGCATCGGGTGCCGCACCGTTCATGATCCTGTCGCCGCCCGGCTTCGTCGACCGGCTGCGCACGCGCGCGGAACCGCGCATACGGGTGCGGATCGCGGCGTGTTGTGCCGGCGGAGCCGAAGGGGCGGAAGGCATCGGGATGGTGCACGACATCAGCCTGAGCGGACTGTCGATTGCCGTCGACCGGCCGATCGCGGCAACCGGCGAGCCACTGCGCGTGCTGCTTCCGTTCGAAACGGGCGGACGCGTCGAGTTGCTGGCGCTGGACGGCACGGTGCGCGCCGTGCATGCCGATCCGTCAGCGCCGGCGCTGACGCTGCATCACGCGGCGTTCGGCGAAACCGCCGATGGCGATCTGGTCCGCCTGAAGGCGCTGCTGTTCGACCGGCTGATGGCATCGGCGGATACCGATCACCTGCGCTGA
- a CDS encoding penicillin-binding protein 1A, which yields MHPFQSSSTRVNRRNVSSVRAFCARWVARAQPVAAAAVARVKPLAATAWHHVRHPTRRGVLLTAAAVPALFAVYVVVLIPFTPGIGDIRKARVDQPAQVLSADGKLLAEFKPSNREWVPLKQISPHMVDALIATEDHRFYEHHGLDWKRTASAALHTFSGSRQGGSTITQQLARNLYPDEIGRAPTLTRKVKEAITALKIEAVYSKDQILETYLNTVPFLYNAYGVEMAARTYFDKSADELDVLDSATLVGMLKGNSYYNPVLNPERALQRRNTVLGQMVKYGKLSPAQFAQLQRRPLRIDFERQKEPPGPAPHFAQQLRKWLIAWADRNDYNIYSDGLIVRTTIDSRLQQMATQALTLQGNQLQGIANNAWSGRDGCGTDNEVFRTFMRESPEYKAAQDAGKDDAAAMKLLAADRGFMRALCKAKTDVQAGFLAIDPRNGQIRAWVGSRDFTNEPFDHVAQARRQPGSTFKPFVYGVAFANGMKPDDTFIDQPVEIPLKGGEIWRPNDDVPPTGKPMTLRDAIALSRNRITAQVMEKVGPAAVARLARDMGVRESPLERVPSLALGTSPVTLKEMVASYATIANGGLYVEPQMVTRIENRQGEVLAEYAPAPPERALDAETDKTLLGVMRDVVTRGTGGSIRTRFGIRGDVAGKTGTTQDNADGWFILMQPGLVAGAWVGFDDGRVTLRSDYWGQGAHSALPIVGDFFQRAQRARIVDSKAKFDTEPSPGWFASLRERVTDLFDTWFPPEPKKAPASVRTQRIERPPEVDEGAASDASATSAPEAASGGIVEEWVPASEVAASAAALSAGASQPQPAQPPASASVTSGSSAGIGAAPPAAPVQPPAPSTPDATGASQ from the coding sequence ATGCACCCTTTTCAGTCGAGCTCCACCCGCGTGAATCGCCGAAACGTGTCGTCAGTGCGTGCCTTCTGTGCCAGATGGGTCGCGCGCGCCCAACCCGTCGCGGCTGCCGCCGTCGCGCGGGTCAAGCCTCTCGCCGCCACCGCGTGGCACCATGTCCGTCATCCGACGCGCCGCGGCGTGCTGCTCACGGCTGCCGCCGTGCCGGCGCTGTTCGCGGTGTACGTGGTCGTGCTGATTCCGTTCACGCCGGGCATCGGCGACATCCGCAAGGCGCGCGTCGACCAGCCCGCACAAGTGCTGTCCGCCGACGGCAAGCTGCTGGCCGAATTCAAGCCGTCGAACCGCGAGTGGGTGCCGCTCAAGCAGATCTCGCCTCACATGGTCGACGCGCTGATCGCGACCGAGGATCACCGCTTCTACGAGCATCACGGCCTCGACTGGAAGCGCACGGCGTCGGCCGCGCTCCATACCTTCTCGGGCAGCCGCCAGGGCGGCTCGACGATCACGCAGCAGCTCGCCCGCAACCTGTATCCGGACGAGATCGGCCGCGCGCCGACGCTCACGCGCAAGGTGAAGGAGGCAATTACCGCGCTGAAGATCGAGGCGGTTTACAGCAAGGACCAGATCCTCGAGACCTACCTGAACACGGTGCCGTTCCTGTACAACGCGTACGGCGTCGAGATGGCCGCGCGCACCTATTTCGACAAGTCCGCCGACGAACTCGACGTGCTCGACAGCGCGACGCTCGTCGGAATGCTGAAGGGCAACAGCTATTACAACCCGGTGCTGAACCCCGAGCGCGCGCTGCAGCGGCGCAATACGGTGCTCGGCCAGATGGTGAAGTACGGCAAGCTGTCGCCCGCGCAGTTCGCGCAATTGCAGCGCCGCCCGCTGCGCATCGACTTCGAGCGCCAGAAGGAGCCGCCGGGGCCGGCGCCGCACTTCGCGCAGCAGTTGCGCAAGTGGCTGATCGCATGGGCCGACCGCAACGACTACAACATCTATTCGGACGGGCTGATCGTGCGCACGACGATCGACTCGCGGCTGCAGCAGATGGCGACACAGGCGCTCACGCTGCAGGGCAACCAGCTGCAGGGCATCGCGAACAACGCGTGGAGCGGCCGCGACGGCTGCGGCACCGACAACGAAGTGTTCCGCACCTTCATGCGCGAGTCGCCCGAGTACAAGGCCGCGCAGGATGCCGGCAAGGACGACGCGGCCGCGATGAAGCTGCTTGCGGCGGACCGCGGCTTCATGCGTGCGCTGTGCAAGGCGAAGACCGACGTGCAGGCCGGCTTCCTCGCGATCGATCCGCGCAATGGGCAGATCCGTGCGTGGGTCGGTAGCCGCGATTTCACCAACGAGCCGTTCGACCACGTCGCGCAGGCGCGACGTCAGCCGGGCTCGACGTTCAAGCCGTTCGTCTATGGCGTCGCGTTCGCGAACGGGATGAAGCCGGACGACACGTTCATCGACCAGCCGGTCGAGATCCCGCTGAAGGGCGGCGAGATCTGGCGGCCGAACGACGACGTGCCGCCGACCGGCAAGCCGATGACGCTGCGCGACGCGATCGCGCTGTCGCGCAACCGGATCACCGCGCAGGTGATGGAGAAGGTCGGGCCGGCCGCCGTCGCACGGCTCGCGCGCGACATGGGCGTGCGCGAAAGCCCGCTCGAACGCGTACCGTCGCTTGCGCTCGGCACGAGCCCCGTCACGCTGAAGGAGATGGTCGCGTCGTACGCGACGATCGCGAACGGCGGGCTGTACGTCGAGCCGCAGATGGTCACGCGCATCGAGAACCGCCAGGGCGAGGTGCTCGCCGAATACGCGCCGGCGCCGCCCGAGCGCGCGCTCGACGCCGAAACCGACAAGACGCTGCTCGGGGTGATGCGCGACGTCGTCACGCGCGGCACCGGCGGCAGCATCCGCACGCGTTTCGGGATCCGCGGCGACGTGGCCGGCAAGACCGGCACGACGCAAGACAACGCGGACGGCTGGTTCATCCTGATGCAGCCGGGCCTCGTTGCCGGCGCGTGGGTCGGCTTCGACGACGGCCGCGTGACGCTGCGTAGCGATTACTGGGGGCAGGGCGCGCACAGCGCGCTGCCGATCGTCGGCGATTTCTTCCAGCGCGCGCAACGTGCCCGGATCGTCGACTCGAAGGCGAAATTCGACACCGAGCCGTCGCCCGGCTGGTTCGCATCGCTGCGCGAGCGCGTGACGGACCTGTTCGACACGTGGTTCCCGCCCGAACCGAAGAAGGCGCCCGCGTCCGTCAGGACGCAGCGAATCGAGCGCCCGCCCGAGGTCGACGAAGGCGCGGCATCGGACGCGTCGGCCACGTCGGCGCCCGAAGCCGCGTCCGGCGGTATCGTCGAGGAGTGGGTACCGGCATCCGAAGTGGCCGCATCGGCCGCCGCCTTGTCGGCGGGCGCCTCGCAACCGCAACCCGCGCAGCCGCCAGCGAGCGCCAGCGTGACGAGCGGCAGTAGCGCGGGCATCGGCGCAGCGCCGCCCGCCGCGCCGGTCCAGCCTCCCGCGCCGTCCACTCCCGACGCGACCGGCGCGTCGCAGTAA
- the lhpH gene encoding trans-3-hydroxy-L-proline dehydratase has product MKISRSLSTVEVHTGGEAFRIVTSGLPRLPGDTIVQRRAWLKENADEIRRALMFEPRGHADMYGGYLTEPVSPNADFGVIFLHNEGYSDHCGHGVIALSTAAVELGWVQRTVPETRVGIDAPCGFIEAFVKWDGEHAGPVRFVNVPSFIWQRDVSVETPSFGTVTGDIAYGGAFYFYVDGAPFDLPVRESAVEKLIRFGAEVKAAANAKYPVVHPEIPEINHIYGTIIANAPRHPGSTQANCCVFADREVDRSPTGSGTGGRVAQLYQRGLLAAGDTLVNESIVGTVFKGRVLRETTVGDIPAVIPEVEGSAHICGFANWIVDERDPLTYGFLVR; this is encoded by the coding sequence ATGAAAATTTCCCGATCCCTTTCCACCGTCGAAGTCCATACGGGCGGCGAAGCGTTCCGCATCGTCACGAGCGGGCTGCCGAGACTGCCGGGCGACACGATCGTCCAGCGCCGCGCGTGGCTCAAGGAGAACGCCGACGAGATCCGCCGCGCGCTGATGTTCGAACCGCGTGGCCACGCCGACATGTACGGCGGCTACCTGACCGAGCCGGTCTCGCCGAATGCCGATTTCGGCGTGATCTTCCTGCACAACGAAGGCTACAGCGACCATTGCGGGCACGGCGTGATCGCGCTGTCGACCGCCGCCGTCGAGCTCGGCTGGGTGCAGCGCACGGTGCCGGAAACGCGGGTCGGCATCGACGCGCCGTGCGGCTTCATCGAGGCGTTCGTCAAGTGGGACGGCGAGCATGCGGGCCCGGTGCGCTTCGTCAACGTGCCGTCGTTCATCTGGCAGCGCGACGTGTCGGTCGAGACGCCGTCGTTCGGCACCGTGACCGGCGACATCGCGTACGGCGGCGCGTTTTATTTCTACGTCGACGGCGCGCCGTTCGACCTGCCGGTACGCGAGTCGGCCGTCGAGAAACTGATCCGGTTCGGCGCGGAAGTGAAGGCCGCCGCGAACGCGAAGTACCCGGTCGTGCATCCGGAGATTCCGGAAATCAACCACATCTACGGCACGATCATCGCGAACGCGCCGCGCCATCCGGGCTCGACGCAGGCAAACTGCTGCGTGTTCGCGGATCGCGAGGTCGACCGTTCGCCCACGGGCTCCGGCACCGGCGGGCGCGTCGCGCAGCTGTACCAGCGCGGGCTGCTCGCGGCCGGCGACACGCTCGTCAACGAATCGATCGTCGGCACGGTCTTCAAGGGGCGCGTGCTGCGCGAAACGACGGTCGGCGACATTCCGGCCGTGATTCCGGAAGTGGAAGGCAGCGCGCATATCTGCGGGTTCGCGAACTGGATCGTCGACGAACGCGATCCGCTCACTTATGGATTCCTCGTGCGCTGA
- a CDS encoding branched-chain amino acid ABC transporter substrate-binding protein: protein MRHLVTALSVAIAAGALTSAHAQEVVMIGHSAPLTGPQAANGKDNENGARLAVDELNKAGIKVAGKTVTFKLVSDDDQADPKAGVQVAQNLVDKGVVAVLGPYNSGVAIPASRVYSTAGVPILPVASNPALTKQGFKNIFRIGASDEQLGGTMATFAAKTLNAKTAAVIDDRTAYGQGVAEQFMSVAKANGIKIVDQEYTSSSATDFLGILTKIKASNPDVIFLGGYAAQGAPMAKQMKQRGLRAKLLGGDGICSADMGKVAGDAASIVYCAQGGVALEKTAAGREFLKKYHDTYHTDTQVYGVNYYDGMKLLADAMVKAGTTTDKAKLIAQLAKSNYAGVAGTYSFDANGDLKGAPTTVYVIRNGLPEPYSK, encoded by the coding sequence ATGCGACACCTCGTTACCGCGCTCTCGGTGGCCATCGCCGCCGGTGCGCTGACTTCCGCCCACGCGCAGGAAGTCGTGATGATCGGCCATTCGGCGCCGCTGACGGGCCCGCAGGCCGCGAACGGCAAGGACAATGAAAACGGCGCGCGCCTCGCCGTCGACGAACTCAACAAGGCCGGCATCAAGGTCGCCGGCAAGACCGTCACGTTCAAACTGGTTTCCGACGACGACCAGGCCGACCCGAAAGCCGGCGTGCAGGTCGCGCAGAACCTCGTCGACAAGGGCGTCGTCGCGGTGCTCGGACCGTACAACTCGGGCGTCGCGATTCCCGCGTCGCGCGTGTATTCGACTGCCGGCGTGCCGATCCTGCCGGTCGCGTCGAACCCGGCGCTGACGAAGCAGGGCTTCAAGAACATCTTCCGGATCGGCGCGAGCGACGAACAGCTCGGCGGCACGATGGCCACGTTTGCCGCGAAGACGCTGAATGCGAAGACCGCCGCCGTGATCGACGATCGCACCGCGTACGGGCAGGGCGTCGCCGAGCAGTTCATGAGCGTCGCGAAGGCGAACGGAATCAAGATCGTCGACCAGGAATACACAAGCTCGTCGGCCACCGATTTCCTCGGCATTCTCACCAAGATCAAGGCCAGCAACCCCGACGTGATCTTCCTCGGCGGCTATGCGGCGCAAGGCGCGCCGATGGCCAAGCAGATGAAGCAGCGCGGGCTGCGTGCGAAGCTGCTCGGCGGCGACGGCATCTGCTCGGCCGACATGGGCAAGGTCGCGGGCGACGCGGCATCGATCGTCTACTGCGCGCAGGGCGGTGTCGCGCTCGAGAAGACGGCGGCCGGCCGCGAGTTCCTGAAGAAGTACCACGACACGTATCACACCGATACGCAGGTCTACGGCGTCAACTACTACGACGGGATGAAGCTGCTCGCCGACGCGATGGTCAAGGCCGGCACGACCACCGACAAGGCGAAGCTGATCGCGCAACTCGCGAAGTCGAACTACGCGGGCGTCGCGGGCACCTATTCGTTCGACGCAAACGGCGACCTGAAGGGCGCGCCGACGACCGTCTACGTGATCCGCAACGGCCTGCCGGAGCCGTATTCGAAGTAA
- a CDS encoding FadR/GntR family transcriptional regulator, with amino-acid sequence MMSARPDLLEGGFKPLQIYEQVAEKIRDEIRAGRYAAESRLPSERELAGLFQVGRPAVREALGALQNEGLVFTKRNSGTYVVASPLDVLAERGDTHNASEADFSPTSTLDVRLILEPAIARLAAGHGRADPGAERYLAQMETITDVDDPHQRALWNESDRLFHRQLALMTGDALIVKIADEVAKTMDQPLWKRLKDDGIYDAGRIRLYVSEHRLIYEAIVSGDADAAAFYVEQHIRRVRRDITPK; translated from the coding sequence ATGATGTCCGCGCGTCCCGACTTGCTCGAAGGCGGTTTCAAGCCGCTGCAGATCTACGAACAGGTAGCCGAGAAGATTCGCGACGAGATCCGCGCGGGGCGCTATGCCGCCGAGTCGCGGCTGCCGTCCGAGCGCGAGCTCGCGGGGCTGTTCCAGGTCGGCCGGCCGGCCGTGCGCGAGGCGCTCGGCGCGCTGCAGAACGAGGGGCTCGTGTTCACCAAGCGCAATTCGGGCACCTACGTCGTCGCCTCGCCGCTCGACGTGCTCGCCGAGCGCGGCGACACGCACAACGCGTCCGAAGCCGATTTCAGCCCGACGTCGACCCTCGACGTGCGGTTGATCCTCGAGCCCGCGATCGCGCGTCTCGCGGCCGGGCACGGCCGGGCCGATCCCGGCGCCGAACGTTATCTGGCGCAAATGGAAACCATCACCGACGTCGACGATCCGCATCAGCGCGCGCTGTGGAACGAGAGCGACCGGCTGTTCCATCGGCAGCTCGCGTTGATGACCGGCGACGCGCTGATCGTGAAGATCGCGGACGAAGTCGCGAAGACGATGGACCAGCCGTTGTGGAAACGCCTGAAGGACGACGGCATCTACGACGCGGGCCGGATCCGGCTTTACGTGTCCGAGCACCGGTTGATTTACGAGGCGATCGTGTCGGGCGACGCCGATGCGGCGGCGTTCTATGTCGAGCAGCACATCCGCCGTGTGCGGCGCGACATCACGCCGAAGTGA